One part of the Vitis riparia cultivar Riparia Gloire de Montpellier isolate 1030 chromosome 6, EGFV_Vit.rip_1.0, whole genome shotgun sequence genome encodes these proteins:
- the LOC117916972 gene encoding fructose-1,6-bisphosphatase, cytosolic-like, which produces MASEEDCPVWISDDDPFVVVTDPLDGSRNIDSFIPTGTIFGIDNHLVELDHLPKGEKTMLNSFQSGLKLVAVVHVLYSSASILYTSFGLGTHTFTLDHSTGDFILMHPNIKIPPRGQIYSVNDA; this is translated from the coding sequence ATGGCTTCAGAAGAAGATTGTCCAGTTTGGATAAGTGATGATGACCCATTTGTGGTGGTCACAGATCCTCTTGATGGTTCCCGAAATATTGATTCATTTATTCCTACTGGAACAATTTTTGGGATAGATAACCACCTTGTTGAATTAGATCATTTGCCCAAGGGAGAGAAGACAATGCTGAATTCATTTCAGAGTGGATTGAAGCTTGTAGCTGTTGTCCATGTTCTCTATTCATCGGCCTCCATACTATACACCAGTTTTGGTTTAGGAACTCACACATTCACCCTTGATCATTCAACAGGAGACTTTATTCTCATGCATCCAAACATTAAAATTCCTCCACGAGGGCAAATCTATTCTGTAAATGATGCATGA